The Pseudomonadales bacterium sequence GCACACGAGCACGAGCTGCAGCCATTCGCCGGCCGCGTTCGGTGGTGCGGCAAGACCCGATACGGTCCCCATGAAGTAGACGAGCAACACGAAACACAGCCAGATGTAGGATTTCCAGGTTCCGCGCAGCAGCCCGGGCAGGAATACCACCAGAGGCCCGACCCAGATCACCCACAGAAAACCGCGGGTCGCGGGCTCCACCGTCGCGATGCCGAATACCTGCAGCGAGAGCACCGCGAGCAGCAGCACGTAACCGCCGAGGGTGACCCGACGCGCCAGCTCCGTCATCGAATCGCTCATGCAAGCACGTCGGCAGCGCGCTCTGCAGGGCGCGCGATCACCCCGTGCTCGCCGCACAGGACCAGCGGACGCTGCAGCAGACGTGGTTCCTCGCAGATTGCACGCAGCAGCGACGTCTCGGACAACGCGGCGTCCGCAAGTCCGCGCTCGCGGTAGGCACTCTCGCTGCTGCGCAGCAACTCGCGCGCTCCGATGCCGAGCCTCTGCAGCAACCCGCGTACTTCAGCCACTTCGAGTCCCTGCTCCATGTACAGCACGACTCGCGGCTCGATGCCACGCTCACGCAGCCAGGCGAGCGCCTCACGCGATTTGGAACAACGCGGGTTGTGGTAGATCACGACCTCGTTCATGACGCCTTCCGCAGCTTTCTGATTTAATGCCGGCCACCCGTTCGCGGCAGTATAGCCCACGACCACCGTGTACCGATCACAGCGACCACCCAGGACAGAAGACACCGGCATCCGTGCCATCGCGGCCGATGTGAACGGATTCGTGCGCTACCTGCTCACGCGCATGAACGAGAATCGCACCAGCCACAGCGCCTCGGCGCTGACCTTCGTGTCACTGTTCGCGCTGGTGCCGCTGCTGACGGTGTTCTATGCGATCCTGTCGCTGGTGCCGACGTTTTCCGCGCTGGATCAGCAGATCCAGGATTTCGTATTCCGCCACTTCGTGCCATCGACCGGCATCGAGGTGCAGGAGTACCTGCGCAGTTTCGCCGAGCAGGCACGCCGGCTGACCGCCGCCGGTTCGGTGCTGCTGGTGGTGTCCGCCTACCTGATGCTGCGCAACGTCGAGACCCAGTTCAACGTGATCTGGCGAGTACGACGGGACCGCCGTGGACTGGCGAGCTTTCTCAGCTACTGGGCCGTGCTCAGCCTGGGCCCACTGCTGCTCGGCGCCGGGCTCGCGATCAGCACCTACCTGTTTTCGCTGTCGGTTCTCGGCAGTGCGCCACGCACCCAGTGGCTGCTGGATTCGGTACTCGGCGTGTTGCCACAGTTCTTTTCGTTCGCGACGTTCACGCTGATGTATCGCGTGGTGCCGAACTGCCATGTGCCACTGCGCCACGCCGCACTCGGCGGACTGCTCGCGACGCTGGCCTTCGAAGCGGGCAAATCGCTGTTCGGCCTCTTCGTGGGCAGAGGCAACTACGCACTGATCTACGGCACCTTCGCAGCGCTGCCGCTGTTCCTGCTCTGGCTGCACATCTCGTGGCAGATCCTGCTCGGCGGTGCGGAGTTCGTGCACGCACTATCGACGTGGCGCAGCCGGCGGATCCAGCCGTTGCCGGATCTGTTGCTGATGCTGGGCGTGCTGGAGCGACTGTACCGCCTGCACCGCGAGGGCGCGGCGCTGCCCGAGCGCGATATCCTGCGCCAGGACTGGCTGTTCGGTGCGTTCAGCACCGATCCCGTGCAGTGGCAACGCGTGCGCGACACATTGCTCGATGCCCGACTGATCGTCGCAACGCAGCCGGAGGTCTACATGCTCGGCACCGATGCGGCCTGCATCACGTTGTGCTCGCTGCAGCGCCTTGCCGGATGCCTGCAGGATCTTCCCGATGCGGCGCTGCGCCAGCAGTTGCCACCATGGTGCACCATCGTCCTCGAGCGCCTGGAGCAGGCCAGCACGAGAACGCAGGAAATCCTGGCACCGAATCTCGAGGAACTCTTCAACGAGCAACCACCCGGGGAACGCGATGCTGCCCATACCTGATCGACGCAGCCTGCAGGCCGGCATGATCGTGCTGGCGCTGTGCGTACTGAACCTCGGAGCATGTTCACGCAGCGAAGCGCCGATCGGCAGCCAGACGTCGCTTGCCGCGCCGGGGCAGTGGCTGCTCGTCAATTACTGGGCGGAGTGGTGCCGGCCGTGCATCGAGGAAATTCCTGAACTGGCCGCCTTTGCCGCAGCGAACACGGAGCGCGCGCGTGTACTGCTGGTGAATTTCGACGATGTGAAGGAACCGGAACTGAGCGCGCAGGCGACACGTCTCGGCATACCGACCGCACTGCTGCTGGAGCACGATCCGGCGCGCGAGCTCGGGCTCGAACGCCCGCAGGTGTTGCCATCGACTTTCGTGATCGCCCCCGACGGCACCCTGCGCGCGACGCTGCGCGGTGCTCAGACTGTCGCGAAGCTCACGGCTGCAATCGGAGGGTCTTGACCATGTGCCTGCTCGTTCGCGTCAGCGGTACCGTACAGGGTGTCGGCTACCGTGCCTTTGCCCGATCCGCAGCCCGCGAGCTGGGAATTCACGGCCACGCCCACAACCTGCCCGACGGCAGCGTCGAGGTGCTCGCCTGCGGTAGCGAGGCAGCGTTGCAGGACTTGCTGGCGCGGTTACGCACCGGACCCCGCTGGTCGCGGGTCACGGACGTGGTGACGGAGCGGGTGGAGTGCGCGAAACCCGCAGATTTCCGCACTGGCTGACGACGATCCGCTGCCAACCGGTCCGCGTCATGGCGTGACTGCACCCGGGCGCTGCTGCGCAGCGTCGAGATAGAGACGCAAGGGCTTGCTCTCGTTGCGTCCGAGATAGATCACCAGGCCGTAGTAGCCATGATCGTAGTCACGCACGAATTCGTGCGGCTTGAGCTGCAGCACCGTCTCGCCGGTACGCCGCCGCGCAGTCACGATCAGCTCGTCGATCGGCTGCTCGCGCTGCGGTATCGCGAGATGCACCGCCTGCATGTCCTGCTCCGGCAGCACGACGATGTCCTCGACCTTGATTCCGCTGTCGGGATCGACGTAGCCGGGGCGCAGTTCCACGTCCGCCGTTTCGGCAAACGCGTGCAGCGCAATCATGAAACACAGCGACAGCCATGGCGCACGGCGGCCCAGGTCGGCAATCATGGTGAAACCTCCCTTCATGTCGTTGCAGAACCCGGCCTACGAAGGATCGTACAAGGCCATGATTTCCGCGGGCGGAGTTTCGCAGACGTCGGCCAGCAGCGCCACACGCAACTGGATCGTCGCCGGTGCGCCCGGCAGTTCGAGCGCAGACACACCCACGCCGAGCCACACGCTGAGCATGGCCTGGCACGGAAACGACGCGCGACCGGGTGCATACGGCAGCACGCGATCCAGACTGATCCGCACCACTCCCGGCAGATTCGCGATCGCGTTCGCCCAGTCGGAGATCGCCGTTGCGAAAACCCCATCGTCGATCCCCGCTGCAGGATCCAGCAGCAACAACTGTCGCCGCGTGCCAGGCGCTGCAACGTCGCGTGGCGGACCAAAAAGGATCGTTTCCTCGGCGCGCGCCGGCCTGATCAGGCGCTGCTCCATGAAGCTGCGTTCGTCGGCGTCCAGGATCTCACCCGCGGCGGTCTGCTTCGGATCGACGCTCAGTCGGCCATCCTCGATATAGAACTCCGACACGCAGTCGAAATCGATGTCCTGCGCGGATTCCACGACGTGATTGCGCAGATACTTCGCGAACGGGTAGTACTTCATCCCGAGCCGGCAATGACGGGTTTCGTAATAGTCCCGAAATGCCGCCCGGGCAGTCCCTGCGCGACGCGTAAGCAAGCAGACGGACTTCATGTCGTGGAACCTCCGGTTTCAATCCGCGATACGGATCCGTGCGACGACGCGTCGCGCCGCCGTGTGCGGGTCGATGCGACACGCCTGCACACTGTCGAACAATGCTGCCATGTCCGCAAGGTCCTGCACCGCATCGACGACCCGCTGCGCCGCCGCGTCACGCAGCAGTTTCAGGAACACCGCGCGTGCACGCAGCCCGCTCTGCGCAGCGAATCTGCCGGTAGTACGCAACAGAGCGGCGTGCCGATCGAGCGCATCGACGATCGCCTCGCCTCCTTCGTCACGCGTTGCCACCGCCTGCAACGCAGGTGGCTGCCACCCATCTCCTGCAGGCGAACGCGCACGCAGGCGCAGCGCGGTTTCCAGCTCGGCGAGCGCTTGCAGCGCACCGTCGCGGTCTGCCTTGTTCAGTACGAATAGATCACCCGCCTCCATCAGTCCGGCCTTGATCGCCTGGATCTGGTCGCCGAGCCCTGGCGCCGTGACGACCAGCGTGGAATGCGCGAGTGCGGCGATCTCGATCTCGTCCTGACCGACGCCGACCGTCTCGATGAAGATCACCTCGTAGCCCATC is a genomic window containing:
- a CDS encoding DUF2069 domain-containing protein yields the protein MSDSMTELARRVTLGGYVLLLAVLSLQVFGIATVEPATRGFLWVIWVGPLVVFLPGLLRGTWKSYIWLCFVLLVYFMGTVSGLAAPPNAAGEWLQLVLVCLVFTSAMFYARWRQRELAGHGA
- the arsC gene encoding arsenate reductase (glutaredoxin) (This arsenate reductase requires both glutathione and glutaredoxin to convert arsenate to arsenite, after which the efflux transporter formed by ArsA and ArsB can extrude the arsenite from the cell, providing resistance.), translating into MNEVVIYHNPRCSKSREALAWLRERGIEPRVVLYMEQGLEVAEVRGLLQRLGIGARELLRSSESAYRERGLADAALSETSLLRAICEEPRLLQRPLVLCGEHGVIARPAERAADVLA
- a CDS encoding YihY family inner membrane protein gives rise to the protein MNGFVRYLLTRMNENRTSHSASALTFVSLFALVPLLTVFYAILSLVPTFSALDQQIQDFVFRHFVPSTGIEVQEYLRSFAEQARRLTAAGSVLLVVSAYLMLRNVETQFNVIWRVRRDRRGLASFLSYWAVLSLGPLLLGAGLAISTYLFSLSVLGSAPRTQWLLDSVLGVLPQFFSFATFTLMYRVVPNCHVPLRHAALGGLLATLAFEAGKSLFGLFVGRGNYALIYGTFAALPLFLLWLHISWQILLGGAEFVHALSTWRSRRIQPLPDLLLMLGVLERLYRLHREGAALPERDILRQDWLFGAFSTDPVQWQRVRDTLLDARLIVATQPEVYMLGTDAACITLCSLQRLAGCLQDLPDAALRQQLPPWCTIVLERLEQASTRTQEILAPNLEELFNEQPPGERDAAHT
- a CDS encoding TlpA family protein disulfide reductase; amino-acid sequence: MIVLALCVLNLGACSRSEAPIGSQTSLAAPGQWLLVNYWAEWCRPCIEEIPELAAFAAANTERARVLLVNFDDVKEPELSAQATRLGIPTALLLEHDPARELGLERPQVLPSTFVIAPDGTLRATLRGAQTVAKLTAAIGGS
- a CDS encoding acylphosphatase; translated protein: MCLLVRVSGTVQGVGYRAFARSAARELGIHGHAHNLPDGSVEVLACGSEAALQDLLARLRTGPRWSRVTDVVTERVECAKPADFRTG
- a CDS encoding EthD domain-containing protein; translated protein: MKSVCLLTRRAGTARAAFRDYYETRHCRLGMKYYPFAKYLRNHVVESAQDIDFDCVSEFYIEDGRLSVDPKQTAAGEILDADERSFMEQRLIRPARAEETILFGPPRDVAAPGTRRQLLLLDPAAGIDDGVFATAISDWANAIANLPGVVRISLDRVLPYAPGRASFPCQAMLSVWLGVGVSALELPGAPATIQLRVALLADVCETPPAEIMALYDPS
- the meaB gene encoding methylmalonyl Co-A mutase-associated GTPase MeaB codes for the protein MNDLVAGVLAGRIGAGARLIRWLEDEDPRGRDAFAAIHPHTGRAHLVGVTGAGGVGKSTLVDMLIAEQRRRGRRVGVIAVDPSSPFSGGAVLGDRVRMQRHALDDAVFIRSMGTRGQLGGLARSSFDASMVLDAMGYEVIFIETVGVGQDEIEIAALAHSTLVVTAPGLGDQIQAIKAGLMEAGDLFVLNKADRDGALQALAELETALRLRARSPAGDGWQPPALQAVATRDEGGEAIVDALDRHAALLRTTGRFAAQSGLRARAVFLKLLRDAAAQRVVDAVQDLADMAALFDSVQACRIDPHTAARRVVARIRIAD